A stretch of Armatimonadota bacterium DNA encodes these proteins:
- the argH gene encoding argininosuccinate lyase, translating into MRRATDKPSRMWGGRFQKPPSPEAEAFSRSIEIDARMWRQDVWGSIAHARMLASCNILTPQEAEQIVQGLLELGQEIESGALQLDPGAEDIHTFIEASLHNKIGPVAGKLHTARSRNDQVATDSRLWVKDAIRLILLHLHYLQEIIVSTASKHTKTLMPGLTHQQHAQPVSLAHHLMAYFWMFERDFERLWDCQKRMDYSPLGSGALAGTSFAINRRFTAEELGFSGVVENSMDAVSDRDFAAEFIFACSLMMVHLSRLSQELISWSSPEFGYVTLDDAFTTGSSIMPQKKNPDIAELIRGRSALAIGNTAGILSLLKGLMLTYNRDLQDDKPLLFGTFDIALPSLDLMAAMISTAEWNVKAMRAASRGDFSTATELADYLVQKGETFREAHRIVGEIVLHCISERQPLEKMTLPQLRKRSKLFGEDALELIRPERALMAHNTEGGPSPKRVQEQIRRARRILRRHEPFAD; encoded by the coding sequence ATGAGACGAGCGACCGACAAGCCCTCTCGAATGTGGGGAGGGCGATTTCAAAAGCCGCCTTCTCCAGAGGCCGAAGCCTTCTCTCGATCGATCGAGATCGATGCGAGAATGTGGCGACAGGACGTTTGGGGAAGCATCGCCCATGCCCGGATGCTGGCCTCTTGCAACATTCTGACGCCTCAAGAGGCCGAACAGATCGTGCAAGGATTGCTGGAGCTGGGACAGGAGATCGAATCTGGCGCCTTGCAGTTGGATCCTGGCGCAGAGGACATCCACACCTTCATCGAGGCGTCGCTGCACAACAAGATCGGCCCGGTGGCGGGGAAGCTCCATACCGCGCGAAGCCGCAACGATCAGGTCGCCACCGATTCCCGCCTTTGGGTCAAGGACGCGATCCGCCTTATCCTGCTCCACCTTCACTACCTGCAAGAGATTATCGTCTCGACTGCCTCCAAGCACACCAAGACGCTCATGCCGGGATTGACCCATCAGCAGCACGCGCAGCCGGTCAGCCTGGCGCATCATCTGATGGCCTATTTCTGGATGTTCGAGCGCGACTTCGAACGGTTGTGGGACTGCCAAAAGCGCATGGATTATTCGCCGCTGGGTTCGGGCGCCTTGGCCGGCACTTCGTTCGCTATCAATCGCCGCTTTACCGCCGAAGAATTGGGCTTTTCGGGCGTAGTAGAGAACAGCATGGACGCCGTTTCGGATCGCGACTTTGCGGCGGAGTTTATCTTCGCCTGCTCCCTGATGATGGTGCATCTCTCCCGCCTTTCGCAGGAGCTGATCAGCTGGAGCTCGCCCGAATTTGGCTACGTAACGTTGGACGACGCCTTTACCACCGGTAGCAGCATCATGCCCCAAAAGAAGAACCCCGACATCGCCGAGTTGATTCGCGGTCGCAGCGCGCTGGCGATCGGCAACACGGCCGGCATCCTGAGCCTGCTGAAAGGCCTGATGCTGACCTACAACCGCGATCTGCAGGACGACAAGCCGTTGCTGTTTGGCACCTTCGACATCGCTCTGCCTTCTCTTGATTTGATGGCAGCGATGATCAGCACGGCCGAATGGAACGTCAAAGCGATGCGGGCGGCCTCCAGGGGCGACTTTTCGACCGCGACCGAACTGGCCGACTACCTTGTACAAAAGGGCGAGACGTTTCGAGAGGCGCATCGGATCGTCGGAGAGATCGTGCTGCATTGCATCAGCGAGCGGCAGCCGTTAGAGAAAATGACGCTTCCGCAGTTGCGGAAGCGTTCTAAGCTGTTTGGCGAGGATGCGCTCGAACTGATTCGGCCCGAAAGAGCGCTGATGGCTCACAATACCGAGGGAGGCCCGTCTCCCAAGCGAGTGCAAGAACAGATTCGCCGCGCGCGCAGAATCTTGCGCCGCCACGAACCGTTTGCCGATTAA